A single genomic interval of Bradyrhizobium japonicum USDA 6 harbors:
- a CDS encoding response regulator produces the protein MQPIVLVIEDDDAIQGIVEDALREGGFEAAIAKTGEEAVTLLKGRLIAYRALVTDINLLGRFNGWEVARAARDVDPNFPVVYMSGVAAHEWPAQGVYNSIMLHKPFAPAQLTTAVSHLLNGLLAVGSNRA, from the coding sequence ATGCAACCGATAGTTCTGGTCATCGAAGACGATGATGCGATCCAAGGCATTGTCGAGGATGCGTTGAGAGAGGGAGGCTTCGAGGCTGCCATCGCCAAGACCGGCGAAGAGGCGGTGACACTGTTGAAGGGCCGGCTCATTGCATACCGCGCCCTCGTTACTGACATCAATCTGTTGGGAAGGTTCAACGGCTGGGAGGTCGCGCGGGCGGCACGCGATGTCGATCCCAATTTTCCCGTGGTCTACATGTCGGGCGTGGCAGCCCACGAATGGCCAGCACAAGGCGTTTACAACAGCATAATGCTTCACAAGCCGTTCGCGCCCGCGCAGCTAACAACCGCGGTCTCCCATCTGCTCAACGGGCTTTTGGCAGTCGGTTCAAACAGGGCTTGA